The genomic segment TGCTGTGTACCAGGtactgctaaagaaaaaaaatggaatagaacTCAATTTTCTGCCTCAGGaatatgcaatttattgtttGAAGTTTTAATCTCTGATCATGGACTAACACTGCATTTTAGAGACTCTTGCCTCCCTGGTTTTCCTTCAGGACTTGCTGCTCAAATGACTCCATTCTCCCTGTGATCCTATTCTTCATGTTCTGTCCCACACTTTGCTGATAAGCAGCTTATACCTGATGAGGAATCTACCTGATCCTGTACCCATCACTTCTCCACCAGGCTCCCTTTTACTTCAGTTCATTAGTCTCAATCTGCAGTCACTTTCCTCTATTATCTCCAACCCCACTGAATTAATTTGGCTTGCCACCTGGCAACTCAACCATTATACTGCTTAAGACTATCTTCCTGGACTCCTGTAATGGCTGCTTCCTTGAAGGCGCTGTCACGTGGAACCTCTTAGCCTCAGCATCCGGAGCTCCTGGAAGGCAGTCGGATAGAATTAAACAAATACCCCTTTCTTTGAAACCTTTAGCCTTCAAGAACCGGCCATCTCAAGATCTCAACATCATGATCTCAGTTTCAACACAATTGTTCCTGGCcctcttttcattgcttttggtgCTGCCTGTTGTTGAAGCATTAGAAGTCGGAGATGCAGTCGCTCTCTTGTTAGGTGTGGTTCTCAGCATTACAGGCATTTGTGCTTGTTTGGGAGTATATGCATGAAAGAGAAATGGACAGATGTGACTTTGAAAGGCCTCCTGAATCAAACCTTGTCCTGAAAACATTTGTGCTATTGAGGTTCAGTACTGAGCTTTGGTGTCTGAAAGTTCCCAAGAAACAGTAAATTGGGTAGTTTCATAGTCTTGGTTATTTCCCTGTAAATAGGGACAAATTGATATACTatgttaaatggaaaacaaaatgttttcttcaca from the Hippopotamus amphibius kiboko isolate mHipAmp2 chromosome 2, mHipAmp2.hap2, whole genome shotgun sequence genome contains:
- the LOC130843921 gene encoding small integral membrane protein 30-like, producing MISVSTQLFLALFSLLLVLPVVEALEVGDAVALLLGVVLSITGICACLGVYA